A region of Hippoglossus stenolepis isolate QCI-W04-F060 chromosome 7, HSTE1.2, whole genome shotgun sequence DNA encodes the following proteins:
- the sting1 gene encoding stimulator of interferon genes protein, translating into MQCHRDQDALIPKPRGTLPKMCAAVLAAITVGCIMFLSPERLFGWVAMVILILTLGPLLHGLCLLAEEMLYHSNTRYRGRGLLSHVLPACGLEGKTVLTAGLAGILLYLDGQPLSNQGQCWKVLLLASTLYALFKSLGVLGPSEVEVSDICEGRKMNVAHGLAWSFYLGYLRLVLPRLENSIASFQSTHQYNGSSWGRGSKKLLILIPLNANISHKLEDEDDNISFHDNLPNSEIDRAGVRGRVYKHSVYRVVGEDMRKGRECVVEYATPLLTLYNMSQESSAGFGEPERRQQVLIFFRTLQNILEQSLECRNRYTLILLNDERKDDSHFLSKAILTHLQQQEKEEFCLTPRPKQDTVNPLANTSSVQPSVWHLNGRWQHPEPLSREPTIMISLEKPQPLKVPVEMSEHEDGPT; encoded by the exons ATGCAATGCCACCGAGATCAAGACGCTCTCATCCCGAAGCCTCGTGGGACTTTGCCTAAGATGTGTGCAGCGGTGCTGGCTGCCATAACAGTGGGATGCatcatgtttctgtctcctgAAAGGTTATTTGGCTGGGTTGCTATGGTAATACTCATCCTGACCCTTGGCCCTCTGCTGCACGGGCTCTGTCTGCTGGCAGAGGAGATGCTGTACCATTCAAACACAAG GTATCGAGGTAGAGGGCTGCTGAGCCATGTGCTTCCTGCCTGTGGCTTGGAGGGAAAGACTGTGCTGACTGCCGGGCTGGCAGGTATTCTGCTCTACCTGGATGGACAACCACTGTCCAACCAAGGCCAGTGCTGGAAAGTCCTCCTTCTGGCCTCAACTCTTTACGCGCTGTTTAAAAGCCTGGGAGTCCTG GGTCCGTCGGAGGTGGAGGTGTCAGACATCTGCGAGGGGAGGAAGATGAACGTAGCCCACGGCCTGGCCTGGTCCTTCTACCTGGGCTACTTGCGATTGGTGCTGCCAC GTTTGGAGAATTCCATCGCATCATTTCAATCCACCCATCAATACAACGGTTCCTCATGGGGGCGCGGCTCCAAGAAGCTCCTGATCCTCATTCCTCTCAACGCCAACATCTCGCACAAGTTAGAAGATGAGGACGACAACATTAGTTTTCACGACAACCTCCCAAACAGTGAGATTGACAGGGCAGGGGTCCGGGGCCGGGTCTACAAGCACAGCGTCTACAGAGTGGTGGGCGAGGACATGAGGAAG GGCCGTGAGTGTGTAGTGGAGTATGCCACACCTTTGCTGACACTCTACAACATGTCCCAGGAGAGCAGTGCTGGTTTTGGGGAGCCTGAGCGCAGGCAGCAGGTGCTGATCTTCTTCAGGACCCTGCAGAACATCCTGGAGCAGTCGCTGGAGTGTCGAAACCGCTACACACTCATCCTGCTCAATG aTGAGCGTAAGGACgactctcacttcctgtccaaGGCCAtcctcacacacctgcagcagcaggagaaagaggagttCTGCCTCACGCCTCGTCCTAAACAGGACACGGTGAACCCGTTAGCGAACACTTCAAGCGTCCAGCCAAGTGTGTGGCACTTAAACGGCAGGTGGCAGCACCCAGAGCCACTGAGCAGGGAGCCCACCATCATGATCAGCCTGGAGAAGCCTCAACCCCTGAAGGTACCTGTTGAAATGAGCGAACATGAAGATGGaccaacataa
- the si:ch211-39i2.2 gene encoding DNA damage-inducible transcript 4-like protein-like, producing MLRDAPQEPSGWTRPAPPTRSADATRGSSGLKASLPLPRLIHADLIHGENTETGAQPTRTRTRMVFTAALLFGHGASVLTEPEHSVTDMIGKYWSQLTSPGTKSSSARRGSVDSCDERENNSRFCSLDTGVEHEERLLQQDVTRQIERCLTEAKASSLHCQVLLLPHRMTMRIGQDVVRSSADEPCGLRGASIAVYVAFKDGLKSVGSIFPDPSVIPTFELSVIFKADKDDGWPPLKNIFDTNKVLKLRAEYRLVKRKLYSSASPVIHDFS from the exons ATGTTGCGTGATGCTCCGCAGGAACCTTCTGGATGGACGCGGCCAGCTCCGCCCACACGCTCAGCTGACGCAACCCGCGGCTCCTCCGGTTTAAAAGCATCGCTCCCTCTGCCTCGGCTCATTCACGCCGACCTCATacatggagaaaacacagaaactggaGCTCAGCCAACTCGAACCAGAACCAGGATGGTGTTTACCGCGGCCCTGCTTTTCGGACACGGAGCGTCCGTCCTGACGGAGCCGGAGCACAGCGTGACGGACATGATCGGAAAGTACTGGTCCCAGCTCACATCCCCGGGCACCAAGAGCAGCTCTGCCCGGCGGGGGAGCGTCGACAGCTGCGACGAGAGAGAGAACAACTCCCGCT TTTGCAGTTTGGACACTGGTGTGGAGCATGAGGAgcggctgctgcagcaggatgtGACCCGGCAGATCGAGCGCTGTCTGACAGAGGCCAAGGCGTCCAGCCTCCACTgccaggtgctgctgctgcctcaccgCATGACCATGAGGATCGGCCAGGACGTGGTGCGCTCCTCGGCCGATGAGCCCTGTGGGCTCCGTGGCGCCTCCATCGCAGTCTACGTGGCGTTCAAAGATGGCCTCAAATCCGTGGGGAGCATCTTCCCGGACCCCAGCGTCATCCCCACCTTTGAACTGTCTGTGATCTTCAAGGCAGATAAAGACGACGGTTGGCCGCCGCTCAAGAACATCTTTGATACCAACAAAGTGTTGAAGCTGAGAGCAGAGTACCGGCTGGTGAAGAGGAAGCTTTACTCCTCTGCCAGTCCTGTCATCCATGATTTCAGCTAG